The Calliphora vicina chromosome 3, idCalVici1.1, whole genome shotgun sequence genome contains a region encoding:
- the LOC135955356 gene encoding uncharacterized protein LOC135955356: protein MVEFMVEHPELAKGHINSPEARSKSRHLWERLTQALNSACFPTRDTNGWKKVWADYKNHIKVKCKRNKIGISGTGGGPSSYCALTPQEQEVCDLLAINVSVHGMNGRKDFGASTPTNTGPSTSLAEIIAENDNVEENVHVMDDSIETEEHNVENLNVNTSHRPRRNERLSSKESLIKKQVENQIAFQENSLKVLKDIDINQQNNNKFLEEIRLDIADIKRYSKRKCDIEERKLKLAKEKFEFKKKIELEKTKRKIVHLELKKQMFDLESAKYNKMSK, encoded by the coding sequence ATGGTTGAGTTTATGGTGGAACATCCCGAACTGGCTAAAGGACACATTAACTCCCCAGAAGCAAGAAGCAAATCACGGCATTTATGGGAAAGATTAACGCAAGCACTGAATTCTGCATGTTTTCCTACACGCGATACAAATGGATGGAAAAAAGTGTGGGCAGACTACAAAAACCATATAAAGGTCAAGTGCAAGCGTAACAAAATCGGCATTTCTGGAACCGGCGGAGGACCTAGTAGTTACTGCGCACTTACACCACAAGAACAGGAAGTTTGTGATCTCCTTGCTATAAATGTATCCGTCCATGGTATGAATGGAAGAAAAGATTTTGGTGCGTCAACACCAACAAACACTGGGCCATCAACAAGCCTAGCCGAAATTATTGCTGAAAATGATAATGTGGAAGAAAATGTTCATGTAATGGATGATTCAATTGAGACGGAGGAGCATAACgtcgaaaatttaaatgttaatactTCCCATAGACCTAGAAGAAATGAACGTTTAAGCAGCAAAGAAAGCTTGATAAAAAAACAAGTTGAAAATCAAATAGCTTTCCAAGAAAATTCGTTGAAAGTTTTAAAGGATATTGATATCaaccaacaaaataataataaatttctagaAGAAATCAGACTGGATATAGCTGACATTAAAAGATATTCAAAGAGAAAATGTGACATAGAAGAACGCAAGCTGAAGCTTGCAAAAGAAAAGTTtgaattcaaaaagaaaattgaattggaaaaaaCCAAGAGGAAAATAGTTCACcttgaattaaaaaaacaaatgtttgatttagaatctgcaaaatataataaaatgtctaaataa
- the LOC135954157 gene encoding putative nuclease HARBI1, translating into MDCVYLWMDDSDDDALPERVQRKLIRDNCNILALNEKNFIKNFRLNKDAFLYVFNSIEDHLSSPQRSTAIPPLLKLAATLKFLGQGGYQHQIGQDRLLGISQQSISSCIAEVCQAIEDILCPKHIIFEMTDERKRDAKLHFYNKCGIPGVIGAVDGTHIQIIKPTIDEHLYLGRKLKHSINAMVVCDHQMYIRAVNGRFGGANHDSHIWSLCNERQFLIEKYQNGDTETRILGDSGYPLEPWILTPYRNVSENSTESVFNEQHSKGRSIIERTFGILKGRFRCLLAARELHYTPGKAVQILNVCCALHNICLDFKVDTPSIERDYENESAQPSNISHNEDNLNYSNLAKSIRNTIRNNLQRNQ; encoded by the exons ATGGATTGTGTTTATCTGTGGATGGATGACAGTGACGACGATGCTCTACCAGAAAGAGTCCAACGGAAATTGATAAGAGACAATTGCAACATATTGGCTCTTAATGAAAAAAA ctttattaaaaattttagactcAACAAAGATGCCTTTCTGTATGTCTTTAATTCCATTGAGGACCACTTAAGTTCTCCTCAAAGGTCCACAGCGATTCCACCTTTGCTGAAATTAGCCGctacactaaaatttttaggCCAAGGTGGATACCAACATCAAATTGGCCAAGATCGTCTCCTAGGAATATCACAACAGTCAATTTCTAGTTGTATTGCAGAAGTGTGTCAAGCGATAGAAGATATTCTCTGTCCAAAACACATCATTTTTGAAATGACAGATGAAAGAAAACGGGATGCCAAATTACATTTCTATAATAAGTGTGGAATACCAGGCGTTATAGGTGCAGTTGATGGTACTcacatacaaattattaaaccAACTATTGATGAACATTTGTATTTAGGAAGAAAATTAAAGCACAGCATTAATGCAATGGTT gTTTGTGATCATCAAATGTATATAAGGGCTGTTAATGGACGTTTTGGTGGTGCAAATCATGATTCCCATATTTGGAGTTTATGCAATGAGAggcaatttttaatagaaaagtaTCAAAATGGTGATACAGAAACAAGAATTCTTG GCGATTCAGGATATCCACTTGAGCCATGGATTTTAACACCATACAGAAATGTTTCTGAAAATTCAACAGAGTCGGTATTTAACGAACAACATTCGAAAGGGAGATCTATCATTGAAAGGACTTTCGGAATTTTAAAAGGAAGATTTCGTTGTTTATTGGCAGCAAGAGAATTACATTATACACCAGGGAAGGCTGTTCAAATTCTTAATGTATGTTGCGCTTTGCATAACATATGTTTGGATTTTAAAGTGGACACTCCAAGTATTGAAAGGGATTATGAAAATGAAAGTGCTCAACCAAGCAATATAAGTCATAATGAAGACAATCTAAATTATTCCAATTTAGCTAAAAGTATTAGAAATACAATAAGAAACAATTTGCAACGAAACCAATAA